From the genome of Virgibacillus proomii, one region includes:
- a CDS encoding FliA/WhiG family RNA polymerase sigma factor → MKVNPSPHEQELWDSWLNNNDMDAANELIEKYMYLVSFHVERIASHLPNSVMKSDVKSFALMGLYDALKKFDPTRDFKFDTYASFRIKGAIIDGLRREDWLPRSLREKTKKVEKIAHQLEQQNQQIPSAAEIARHAGMTVKEVESAMCDSLFANVLSIEEKPSDPKMKLKEGIGYSIPDEKSLAPEEQILNNELKEELIEGIKKLNKNEQLVISLFYHDELTLTEIGEVLGLTTSRISQIHKKSILKLRHSLNKIQVLS, encoded by the coding sequence ATGAAAGTGAATCCATCTCCACATGAACAAGAGCTGTGGGATAGTTGGTTAAACAACAATGATATGGATGCTGCAAATGAGTTAATTGAAAAGTATATGTATCTAGTCAGTTTTCATGTGGAGAGAATCGCAAGCCACTTACCAAATAGCGTGATGAAAAGTGATGTGAAAAGCTTTGCGTTAATGGGACTTTATGATGCATTAAAAAAATTTGATCCAACGAGAGACTTTAAGTTTGACACATACGCTTCTTTTCGTATCAAAGGCGCAATTATTGATGGTTTACGCAGAGAGGATTGGCTACCTCGCTCCTTACGAGAAAAAACAAAAAAAGTTGAAAAAATAGCTCATCAGCTTGAACAACAAAATCAACAAATACCGAGTGCCGCTGAAATTGCCAGGCATGCAGGTATGACGGTTAAAGAGGTGGAGAGTGCGATGTGTGATTCTCTTTTTGCAAATGTATTATCGATAGAAGAAAAACCTAGTGATCCGAAAATGAAATTAAAAGAAGGAATAGGTTATTCGATACCAGATGAGAAATCGCTTGCTCCAGAAGAACAAATATTAAATAATGAATTGAAAGAAGAATTAATAGAAGGAATAAAAAAGTTGAATAAAAATGAGCAGCTCGTAATAAGTCTTTTCTATCACGATGAATTAACATTAACAGAAATTGGGGAGGTTCTAGGATTAACTACATCACGAATATCACAAATTCATAAAAAATCCATTTTAAAACTTCGTCATTCCTTGAATAAAATTCAAGTTCTTTCCTAA
- a CDS encoding DUF342 domain-containing protein translates to MGQLQLEEVLTVTVAKDKMLAQIDVKEGQDLSNVELTDESLRQLLAQHHIKYGIMDEAITHFIQRPTMDVFPLTIARGKQPEHGKDGKVEYVSDFSTEINRDQQWNFRDVMRIPSVKKGEKIATVKPPTKGTPGYMVNGKMIAARPGRPALIKAGKNVVFKEENQTFYAVSEGQLSIRGKLIQIQPVFEIHETLSMKKGNLDFVGTIIIRGDVPAGYSVKAGGDIKIFGMVEAATISAGGSVHVSEGLAGQGKGTIEAGESIQIGYINQGNVIAEKDLYVENSIIHSICTIKGHVFCQKGSIIGGTLSVGKMAEAKDVGNRLSTKTEIIFGLNQLVEQQKNKLLTKKQDLEAILAKLTLLGEKLKANKKTDDPKLRITALRQKHSWSKTKAELEEVEQAVNELNSYLGSEQEAELIVRNYLYSNVTVAFGKYRRVIKADHHYVKMHLVDNEIVIHPLSRM, encoded by the coding sequence ATGGGTCAATTACAATTAGAAGAAGTGTTAACCGTTACGGTTGCAAAAGATAAAATGCTCGCGCAAATTGATGTAAAAGAAGGTCAAGATCTTTCAAATGTGGAATTAACAGATGAATCGCTTCGTCAGCTACTAGCCCAACATCATATCAAATATGGAATTATGGATGAAGCAATAACGCACTTTATTCAACGTCCAACTATGGATGTGTTTCCATTAACTATTGCACGGGGGAAGCAGCCGGAGCATGGTAAGGATGGAAAAGTCGAGTATGTTTCAGATTTCTCCACAGAGATAAATCGTGATCAACAATGGAATTTTCGCGATGTCATGCGAATTCCTTCCGTTAAAAAAGGAGAGAAAATAGCTACGGTTAAGCCCCCAACAAAAGGGACACCGGGTTACATGGTAAATGGTAAGATGATTGCAGCTCGTCCAGGTCGTCCCGCTTTAATAAAAGCGGGTAAGAATGTGGTTTTTAAAGAAGAAAATCAAACTTTTTACGCCGTATCAGAAGGGCAATTAAGCATTAGAGGGAAGTTAATCCAAATACAACCTGTTTTTGAAATTCATGAAACACTTTCTATGAAAAAAGGAAACTTAGATTTTGTAGGAACTATTATTATCCGCGGAGATGTTCCTGCAGGTTATAGTGTAAAAGCAGGTGGAGACATCAAAATATTTGGGATGGTGGAGGCTGCAACCATATCTGCTGGTGGTTCCGTTCATGTATCAGAAGGTTTAGCTGGACAGGGAAAGGGAACAATTGAAGCTGGGGAGTCTATTCAAATTGGCTATATCAATCAAGGTAATGTAATTGCAGAAAAAGATTTATATGTAGAGAATTCCATCATTCATAGTATTTGTACGATAAAGGGGCATGTTTTTTGCCAAAAAGGAAGTATAATTGGTGGTACGCTATCTGTGGGAAAAATGGCAGAAGCAAAAGATGTGGGAAATCGACTAAGTACGAAAACGGAAATTATTTTTGGACTGAATCAATTAGTGGAGCAACAAAAAAACAAGTTGCTTACTAAAAAGCAGGACTTGGAAGCGATATTGGCGAAATTAACTTTATTAGGCGAGAAGCTGAAGGCAAATAAAAAAACAGATGATCCTAAATTAAGAATTACAGCGCTTCGCCAAAAACATTCATGGAGTAAGACAAAGGCTGAATTGGAAGAGGTCGAACAAGCTGTGAATGAGCTTAATTCCTATTTAGGAAGTGAACAGGAAGCGGAACTTATTGTTAGAAATTATTTGTATTCAAATGTTACGGTTGCCTTTGGTAAATATCGCCGGGTGATTAAAGCAGATCATCATTATGTTAAAATGCATTTAGTTGACAACGAAATTGTCATACATCCTTTGTCCCGCATGTAA
- a CDS encoding DUF6115 domain-containing protein, whose protein sequence is MTSFLLLISFLLHIISFSAIYQLKQVKQHHQSNTTDSNIGALFESYLAEFKEENNRLQQALKQTNHAQLEPDSEGNMEEIASTIVENVPMVDDSKEDKVVTSLKANILQLYSKGLSPGEIAKQLNCGKTEAELIIKLHQQ, encoded by the coding sequence ATGACATCTTTTTTACTGTTGATTAGTTTTTTATTGCATATCATTTCATTTTCGGCTATTTATCAGCTTAAACAAGTAAAACAACACCACCAATCGAACACAACTGATTCTAATATTGGAGCGTTATTTGAATCATATTTAGCGGAATTTAAAGAGGAAAATAACCGCCTGCAACAGGCGCTTAAACAAACGAACCATGCGCAATTAGAGCCCGATAGCGAAGGAAACATGGAAGAGATCGCAAGCACCATAGTGGAAAATGTCCCAATGGTTGATGACAGCAAAGAGGACAAAGTAGTTACATCACTAAAAGCAAACATACTACAGCTTTATAGTAAAGGACTCTCTCCAGGGGAGATCGCCAAGCAGTTAAATTGCGGTAAAACAGAAGCGGAACTAATTATTAAGTTACATCAACAATAA
- the rpsB gene encoding 30S ribosomal protein S2: protein MSAISMKQLLEAGVHFGHQTRRWNPKMKKYIFTERNGIYIIDLQKTVKKVDEAYNYVKEVVANGGTILFVGTKKQAQESVREEAIRSGMFYVNQRWLGGTLTNFQTIRKRINRLKDIERMEEDGTFDVLPKKEVMNLLKEKDRLVKFLGGIKEMNKLPDALFVIDPRKERIAIAEAHKLNIPIIGIVDTNCDPDEIDYVIPANDDAIRAVKLLTSKMADAILEVKQGEEMEEVPAEAEKEEPKAEKEAEAATETKQD from the coding sequence ATGTCAGCTATTTCAATGAAACAGCTACTTGAAGCTGGTGTACATTTTGGTCATCAGACTCGTCGCTGGAATCCGAAGATGAAAAAATACATCTTCACAGAGCGTAATGGAATTTATATCATCGACCTGCAAAAAACAGTGAAAAAGGTAGATGAAGCATACAATTACGTGAAGGAAGTTGTAGCAAACGGAGGTACCATCCTTTTCGTAGGTACCAAAAAACAAGCACAGGAATCAGTACGTGAAGAAGCGATTCGCTCCGGTATGTTCTATGTAAATCAACGCTGGTTAGGTGGTACACTTACTAACTTCCAAACGATTCGCAAACGTATCAATCGTTTAAAAGACATTGAGCGTATGGAAGAAGACGGTACATTCGACGTATTACCGAAGAAAGAAGTTATGAACCTGCTAAAAGAAAAAGATCGTTTAGTGAAATTCCTTGGCGGGATTAAAGAAATGAATAAGCTTCCAGATGCGTTGTTTGTTATTGACCCACGTAAAGAACGAATTGCAATTGCTGAAGCTCATAAATTAAATATTCCAATTATCGGAATTGTAGATACAAACTGTGATCCGGATGAAATTGATTATGTAATCCCTGCAAATGATGATGCAATTCGTGCTGTAAAACTTTTGACTTCAAAAATGGCAGATGCTATTTTAGAGGTAAAACAAGGCGAAGAAATGGAAGAAGTTCCAGCAGAAGCAGAAAAAGAAGAACCTAAAGCAGAAAAAGAAGCTGAAGCAGCTACTGAAACAAAACAAGATTAA
- the tsf gene encoding translation elongation factor Ts, which translates to MAITAKMVKELREKTGAGMMDCKKALQETDGNMDAAIDYLREKGLSKAAKKADRIAAEGSTYIKTEGNTAVLLEVNCETDFVTKNDQFKQLLVQLADHLLQKKPETVEEALQQTMAETGDTVENYIKAAVAKIGEKLSLRRFTILTKTDNDTFGEYLHMGGRIGVLTLLEGTTDKEVAKDVAMHIAAVNPRYISRDQVAEEEVNHEREVLKAQALNEGKPEHIVEKMVEGRLGKFFEEICLLEQNFVKDPDQKVKKYVSDKGASVKSFARYEVGEGMEKREENFADEVMSQIKK; encoded by the coding sequence ATGGCTATTACTGCAAAAATGGTTAAAGAATTACGTGAAAAAACAGGCGCAGGCATGATGGATTGTAAAAAAGCGCTACAAGAAACAGATGGGAACATGGATGCTGCTATCGATTATTTACGAGAAAAAGGACTTTCTAAAGCAGCTAAGAAAGCTGATCGCATTGCGGCTGAAGGTTCAACCTATATTAAAACGGAAGGTAACACGGCTGTTTTACTAGAAGTAAATTGTGAAACAGATTTTGTAACGAAAAATGATCAATTTAAACAACTGCTTGTTCAACTTGCTGATCATTTGCTTCAGAAAAAACCGGAAACTGTTGAAGAAGCACTTCAACAAACAATGGCGGAAACGGGTGACACAGTAGAAAATTACATCAAAGCTGCTGTTGCAAAAATCGGTGAAAAGTTATCACTTCGCCGCTTTACGATTTTAACAAAAACAGATAATGATACATTTGGCGAATACTTGCATATGGGTGGGCGCATCGGTGTACTTACACTGTTAGAAGGAACAACTGATAAAGAAGTGGCAAAAGATGTAGCCATGCATATAGCAGCTGTAAATCCGCGTTATATTTCTCGTGATCAAGTGGCTGAAGAAGAAGTAAATCATGAACGAGAAGTGCTAAAAGCGCAAGCATTAAATGAAGGAAAGCCCGAGCATATTGTAGAAAAAATGGTAGAAGGCCGTCTTGGCAAATTTTTTGAGGAAATTTGTTTATTGGAACAAAACTTTGTCAAAGATCCAGACCAAAAAGTGAAAAAGTATGTTTCTGATAAAGGTGCTTCTGTAAAATCATTTGCTCGTTATGAAGTAGGCGAAGGTATGGAAAAAAGAGAAGAAAACTTCGCAGATGAAGTAATGAGTCAAATCAAAAAGTAA
- the pyrH gene encoding UMP kinase: protein MTTACYRRIVLKLSGEALSGKNGFGIEPKVIQSIANQVKEVAELGVEIAIVVGGGNIWRGKIGSEMGMDRATADYMGMLATIMNALALQDGLENIGIPTRVQTSIEMRQVAEPYIRRKAIRHLEKKRVVIFAAGTGNPFFSTDTTAALRAAEIEAEVILMAKNNVDGVYTEDPKLNKNATKYDQLSYMEMLNEGLGVMDSTASTLCMDNDIPLVVFSIMEEGNIKRVVQGEVIGTTIRGK, encoded by the coding sequence ATGACAACAGCTTGTTACCGTAGAATCGTACTTAAATTAAGTGGAGAAGCATTAAGTGGCAAAAATGGTTTTGGTATTGAACCAAAGGTCATTCAGTCGATCGCTAATCAGGTAAAAGAAGTAGCTGAATTAGGTGTAGAAATTGCAATTGTTGTTGGTGGAGGAAACATTTGGCGTGGTAAAATTGGTAGTGAAATGGGCATGGATCGAGCAACAGCAGATTATATGGGGATGCTAGCTACCATTATGAACGCTCTAGCACTGCAGGATGGGTTGGAGAATATCGGTATTCCAACAAGAGTGCAAACATCAATTGAAATGCGACAAGTAGCGGAGCCGTACATAAGGAGAAAAGCAATTCGTCATCTGGAGAAAAAGCGTGTAGTCATTTTTGCTGCAGGAACTGGAAATCCATTCTTTTCTACGGATACAACGGCAGCTTTACGTGCTGCAGAGATTGAAGCAGAAGTTATCCTCATGGCTAAAAACAATGTAGATGGAGTTTATACCGAAGATCCTAAGCTGAACAAGAATGCAACGAAGTATGATCAGCTTTCTTACATGGAAATGCTAAATGAAGGACTCGGTGTCATGGATTCAACAGCTTCAACCTTGTGCATGGATAACGATATTCCATTAGTCGTATTCTCAATTATGGAGGAAGGCAATATAAAACGAGTCGTACAAGGAGAAGTAATAGGAACGACGATAAGGGGGAAATAA
- the frr gene encoding ribosome recycling factor: protein MSDDIMKQMKEKMEQAVQAFTKNLATIRAGRANPSLLDSVFVEYYGTSTPLNQLASVSAPEARLLVITPYDKTAISDIEKAIQKADLGISPSSDGNVIRINIPPLTEERRKDLVKVVGKYAEESRVQVRNLRREANDQLKKEEGLPEDERRALQDDVQKATDKYIEKIDELAKNKEKEIMEV from the coding sequence ATGTCGGATGATATAATGAAACAAATGAAAGAAAAAATGGAACAAGCTGTTCAAGCATTTACTAAAAATTTGGCGACAATTAGAGCAGGAAGAGCAAATCCAAGTTTATTAGATAGTGTATTTGTCGAATATTACGGCACAAGTACACCATTAAATCAATTAGCATCCGTTTCTGCTCCGGAAGCCAGACTTCTTGTTATTACTCCATATGATAAAACAGCTATCTCAGATATTGAAAAAGCCATTCAAAAAGCAGATTTAGGGATTTCTCCGTCCAGTGATGGTAATGTGATTCGTATTAATATTCCGCCACTAACTGAAGAACGCCGTAAAGATTTAGTCAAAGTTGTCGGTAAATATGCAGAGGAATCACGTGTACAAGTAAGAAATCTCCGTCGTGAAGCAAATGATCAGTTGAAAAAAGAGGAAGGTCTACCGGAAGATGAACGAAGAGCTTTACAAGACGACGTTCAAAAAGCTACCGATAAGTACATTGAAAAAATCGATGAACTGGCAAAAAATAAAGAAAAAGAAATTATGGAAGTTTAA
- a CDS encoding isoprenyl transferase: MSIRLPFIKKKQKETIQLMDSKNVPNHIAIIMDGNGRWAKKRSLPRIAGHKEGVDAVVKAVRAAHQFNVKILTLYAFSTENWKRPQKEIEFLMKLPKEFLHIHLPELMERNVRIQTIGEFNALPAHTKEAVQYAIDKTKNNDGLLLNFALNYGSRYEIVQAMKHIVSDINEAKLTLDAIDETVFSKYLYTNGLHDPDLLIRTSGEQRLSNFLLWQMAYTEFWFTDVLWPDFDEAVFKQAIEEYQQRQRRYGGI; the protein is encoded by the coding sequence ATGTCAATTAGACTTCCTTTCATAAAAAAGAAACAAAAAGAAACAATACAACTAATGGATAGTAAAAACGTTCCGAATCATATCGCCATTATTATGGATGGGAATGGTAGGTGGGCGAAAAAAAGGTCGCTCCCAAGAATTGCCGGTCATAAAGAGGGTGTTGATGCAGTTGTAAAAGCAGTTAGAGCAGCACACCAATTCAATGTTAAAATTTTAACCTTATATGCTTTTTCAACAGAAAATTGGAAAAGGCCCCAAAAAGAAATCGAATTTTTAATGAAACTGCCAAAGGAATTTTTACATATTCATTTACCAGAGCTAATGGAAAGAAATGTACGTATCCAAACAATCGGGGAATTTAATGCGTTACCAGCACATACAAAAGAAGCCGTTCAATATGCGATTGATAAAACAAAGAATAATGATGGATTATTACTGAACTTTGCATTAAACTATGGTAGTAGGTATGAAATTGTGCAAGCAATGAAACATATCGTGTCTGATATTAATGAAGCTAAGTTAACACTGGATGCAATTGATGAAACCGTCTTTTCTAAGTATCTATACACAAATGGACTTCATGATCCGGACTTATTAATACGAACAAGCGGGGAACAACGTTTGAGTAATTTTTTACTTTGGCAGATGGCCTATACGGAATTTTGGTTTACCGATGTGCTTTGGCCGGATTTTGATGAAGCAGTATTTAAACAAGCGATTGAAGAATACCAACAACGTCAACGCCGTTATGGCGGAATTTAA
- a CDS encoding phosphatidate cytidylyltransferase: MKQRIITAIVALIIFVPFVIIGGLPFEILVYIMATIGFLELIRMGNIAKYSIPSVMGIVLLWVLMMQEHSGTTPFAWLTKTEIVMLIVLLLLSYTVLVKNKFTFDHAGVVLLSAIYVGMGFYYLILAREGENGGGLATILYIFLLIWSTDTGAYFVGRAFGKRKLWPKISPNKTVEGAIGGIVMAIITSIIFQLIHPIEDTLIGMIGVAIIASVFGQIGDLVESAFKRHFGVKDSGNVLPGHGGILDRFDSLLFVLPILHLVGFFN; the protein is encoded by the coding sequence ATGAAGCAACGGATTATAACAGCCATTGTTGCACTCATTATATTTGTCCCATTTGTTATTATTGGCGGTTTGCCATTTGAAATATTAGTATATATAATGGCGACTATCGGCTTTCTTGAGTTGATCAGGATGGGAAATATAGCTAAATACTCGATTCCATCCGTTATGGGAATTGTGTTATTATGGGTGTTAATGATGCAGGAGCATTCGGGAACTACTCCCTTTGCATGGCTGACGAAAACAGAGATAGTTATGCTTATAGTATTATTATTACTATCATATACCGTATTAGTAAAAAATAAATTTACATTTGATCACGCTGGTGTTGTTTTATTATCCGCTATCTATGTAGGCATGGGTTTTTATTATTTAATTTTGGCTAGAGAAGGTGAAAATGGCGGGGGATTAGCCACTATCCTGTATATATTTTTGCTTATCTGGTCGACAGATACAGGTGCTTATTTTGTTGGACGAGCATTTGGAAAACGGAAGCTTTGGCCAAAAATCAGTCCGAATAAAACAGTAGAGGGTGCAATAGGTGGCATCGTTATGGCGATCATTACGAGTATTATTTTTCAATTAATTCATCCAATTGAAGATACATTAATCGGTATGATTGGTGTAGCCATTATCGCTTCCGTATTTGGACAAATTGGTGACCTCGTAGAATCTGCATTCAAACGGCATTTTGGTGTGAAGGACTCTGGCAACGTGCTTCCTGGTCATGGAGGTATATTGGATCGGTTTGACAGTTTATTATTTGTATTACCGATTTTACACTTAGTAGGTTTTTTTAATTAA
- the rseP gene encoding RIP metalloprotease RseP, producing MNTVIAFIFMFGLLVFIHEWGHLIFAKRAGMLAREFAIGFGPKVFAFTRNETVYTIRLLPIGGYVRVAGEDPEIIDLKPGHHVGLEFNEQDEVIKIIVNHKSKHPNARVIEIEEADLDHKLQIVGYEIDEQDEELRFKVHPKAKFVMDEQETQIAPYNRQFASKSVGQRAMQLFAGPMMNFVLAIVIFLILGVIQGVPVEEAKMGEVQADSPAAEAGIKNGDEVVKIEGQSISTWQQFTTIVRENPGEELDLVVLREGKEVPLTVIPAEVPGMEGQEPFGQIGVYKAFEKSLLGTVSYGFTQTFETTKLILTNLGMLITGQLPIETLSGPVGIYDATDQIVQTGFTNFLLWTAMLSINLGIVNLVPLPALDGGRLLFVGIEAVRGKPIAPEKEGLFHFVGFAFLMLLMIIVTWNDIQRLFL from the coding sequence TTGAATACGGTAATCGCGTTTATTTTCATGTTCGGTCTCCTCGTTTTTATCCATGAATGGGGTCATTTGATTTTTGCCAAACGAGCTGGTATGCTCGCACGAGAGTTTGCGATTGGTTTTGGACCTAAAGTATTTGCATTTACAAGAAACGAAACGGTGTATACAATTCGACTCCTTCCAATTGGCGGATATGTAAGAGTGGCCGGAGAAGACCCAGAAATTATTGATCTAAAGCCTGGTCATCATGTTGGGCTCGAATTTAATGAACAAGATGAGGTCATTAAAATCATCGTTAATCATAAATCAAAGCATCCCAATGCCCGCGTGATTGAAATAGAGGAAGCAGATTTAGATCATAAGCTGCAAATTGTAGGTTATGAAATTGATGAACAGGATGAAGAGTTACGGTTTAAGGTGCATCCAAAAGCCAAGTTTGTTATGGATGAACAAGAGACACAAATTGCACCTTATAATCGGCAATTTGCATCCAAATCCGTCGGTCAACGTGCTATGCAATTGTTTGCAGGTCCAATGATGAACTTTGTCCTGGCAATTGTCATCTTTTTAATACTGGGTGTTATTCAAGGAGTACCTGTGGAAGAAGCTAAAATGGGTGAAGTACAAGCGGATAGCCCAGCAGCTGAAGCGGGGATTAAAAACGGCGATGAGGTTGTAAAAATAGAGGGTCAGTCCATTTCGACATGGCAACAATTTACTACCATTGTTCGAGAAAACCCCGGTGAGGAGCTTGATCTAGTTGTTCTTCGTGAAGGGAAAGAAGTGCCGTTAACCGTTATTCCTGCAGAGGTTCCAGGAATGGAAGGACAAGAGCCATTTGGGCAAATTGGTGTCTATAAGGCCTTTGAGAAATCACTATTAGGAACAGTTTCCTATGGTTTTACGCAAACCTTTGAAACGACAAAGCTTATTTTAACGAACTTAGGAATGCTAATAACAGGTCAATTACCAATTGAAACATTATCCGGACCAGTCGGGATTTATGATGCAACGGATCAAATTGTTCAAACAGGATTTACTAATTTCCTGCTGTGGACAGCAATGTTAAGCATTAACTTAGGAATAGTAAATCTTGTTCCACTTCCTGCACTAGATGGGGGTCGATTATTATTTGTTGGTATTGAGGCCGTTCGTGGAAAGCCGATTGCGCCGGAAAAAGAAGGCTTGTTCCATTTTGTTGGTTTTGCCTTTTTAATGCTTTTAATGATTATCGTTACGTGGAATGATATTCAGCGCTTATTCCTTTAA